The genomic window GGAGCGCGACCGCCCCCGCCTCGAGCCGGAATCGCACCAGGTCCTCGGGCGAGGCGGACCGCCCCTCGCGCGTCATCTTGAGGGCGATCGTGCGGTCCAGGCTCACCTGGCGGGCCCGGTACACGATGCCCATCCCGCCCCTGGCGAGGACGTCCAGGATCTCATAGTCGCCGAAGTAGCGCACCGGCCCGGGGATCGACCGCGGGGGATCGACCGCGCCCGAGGGCGCCGGGGGATCGGCGGGCGGAAGTTGCTGCGTGCTGGCCGGGAACGGCAGGATCGCGGGCGAGAGCCGCTCCAGGTGGTCCAGGTTCGCGAAGAACGAGGCCAGCTCCGCTTCGAGATCCGGGGCGCGTCCGAGGATCGCCGCGCGGTCGGGCGCCTCGCCCCGCTCGACGGCCTCGAGGTAGGCCGCGATGGCCTCGTTGAGCCTGCGCTCGCGATCCGGGCCCTCCGTGGGCAGGCCGGCCGGGACGCTCGTCATGGCGGACTCCGCGGTTCAGGACTCGTCCAGGTTCGCCCGCAACGCCTTGAGCCCCCGATGCAGCAGGCCGGCGACCGCCGGCCGCGTCGTCCCGAGCGCGGCGGCGATCTCGGCGAGGGGCATACCTTGGAGATGGTGCATCTCGACGGCCCGCCGCTGATTCTCCGGCAGCGCCTCGAGCGCCCGCGCCACCGCGAGCATCCGCTCGTGGTGGATCAGCTTGCGGCTCGGCGAGGGCTCGCCGTCGGCCAGGCAGTCCGCGAGCCTCGCCGACGACTGGTCCAGCGCGGCCGTCAGCGAGCGGACGCGGCGGACGTCCCGCTTCTGCGTGTTGAGCCTCCTGAGCCCGTCGGCCAAGTTGTGGCCGAGGATGGCCCGGAGCCAGGCGGCCGCCTCGTCCTCGGTCCGACCGCGCGGGTCGGCCGACATCCCCCGGACGGCCTCCAGCAGCGTCTGCTGGACCACCCCGGAAAGGTCCAGCCGATCGCGCAAGGCCGGGCTCACCTGCGCCCTCGCGAGGACGTTCAGGTAAGCCCGGAATCGCTCCAGGTCCTCGGCCGTCATGGGCTCGGGTGTCGAGGTCATGGCATACCGCCAGGGGCGTCGGGGACGGGCACGGCGATCCTCCGGCCCAGTGTAATGGGGCGCGACCGGCGTTCCCAGGCGATCACCGCGGGGCGTCGGGTTGCATCGCGACCGAAGGCCGGTCCTGGACTGAGGCCCAGAGCGCGTCCACGCGGTCGGCCCGGCCCAGCTCCGCGTAGAGGTAGGCCAGCTCCATCCTCGCGGTGCGCTCGTCCGCCAGGCCGAGGGCCGGGGCCCCTGGCGCCAGCGACGCCTCGAGCGCGGCCGCCGTCGCCTCCGCGGACCCGGCCCGCCGCAGGCTCTTCGCATAGCCGCGACCGACCCACCAGTCGCGGAACCATGCGGAGTTCGCCGGGTCAAGCTTGTCCCGGTAGGAGGCCGATCGCTGGCGGATGCAGGCCTCGTACGCGGCGGCGGCCGATCGATCGACGCCGCTCCCCTCCAGCGCCGCGGCGCGGATCTCGTCGGGCGGGTTGGCGATCTCGCCGAGGCGGACCTCGAGCAGGGCCTTCGTCCGCCGCGCCTCGAGCTCGTTGAGGATCGCGACGCCGTGGGCCTTCGCCTCCTGGTCCTGGCCGATCTCGCGGAGCAACCGGGCGAGTTGGGCACGCGTCTCCAGGCCGCCCGCCGCCATGGGGGTGCCGTCCGCGGCGTTGTGCACGGCCGACCGGAGCTCGGTGACCAGCTCGGTCGTCAGCAGCCGGCGGCAGGCGAGGCGGACGTCCTCGCTCTCTGTGGTCCTCATCACCCTGCGGATGATCGGCTCCGCGTATCGGCCCTGGTCCCTCAGGAACCGGTAGGCGTCTTCGCGGGTGGTCGCGTCCGGGCTCGTGAGGCCCTCCACGGCGACCTCCG from Aquisphaera giovannonii includes these protein-coding regions:
- a CDS encoding sigma-70 family RNA polymerase sigma factor, producing the protein MTSTPEPMTAEDLERFRAYLNVLARAQVSPALRDRLDLSGVVQQTLLEAVRGMSADPRGRTEDEAAAWLRAILGHNLADGLRRLNTQKRDVRRVRSLTAALDQSSARLADCLADGEPSPSRKLIHHERMLAVARALEALPENQRRAVEMHHLQGMPLAEIAAALGTTRPAVAGLLHRGLKALRANLDES